The following are from one region of the Isoalcanivorax indicus genome:
- a CDS encoding MAPEG family protein, whose protein sequence is MNTALLLPVTALYTGLFLLLILVLAANVVRQRLGGQVSLGDGGNRTLAQAIRAHGNATEYVPVVLIGLAVLELTGAPGAALHLYGGIFFLGRLLHAIGMTRPRAVNKARQLGIALSWLIMLAMAIHLIGCKVLGLS, encoded by the coding sequence ATGAATACCGCACTGCTGCTACCTGTCACCGCCCTGTACACCGGCCTGTTCCTGCTCCTGATACTGGTGTTGGCAGCCAACGTGGTACGCCAGCGTCTTGGCGGCCAGGTGTCCCTGGGCGACGGCGGCAACCGGACCCTGGCGCAGGCCATTCGTGCCCACGGTAACGCCACCGAATATGTGCCGGTGGTGCTGATCGGCCTGGCCGTACTGGAACTGACCGGCGCACCGGGCGCCGCGCTGCATCTGTATGGCGGGATCTTTTTCCTGGGGCGCCTGCTGCATGCCATCGGCATGACCCGCCCCCGCGCCGTCAACAAGGCGCGCCAACTGGGCATTGCGCTGAGCTGGCTGATCATGCTGGCGATGGCCATCCACCTGATCGGCTGCAAAGTCCTGGGGCTTTCTTGA
- a CDS encoding type II toxin-antitoxin system RelE/ParE family toxin, with the protein MRSAHHATLRIMIKSFRHKGLQRFYSTGSTRGIRADHANRLRMQLAALDTATVVSDMDIPGFYLHALKGKSRARWSVRVNGNWRLTFEFRDGNAYILDYEDYH; encoded by the coding sequence TTGCGCAGTGCGCATCACGCTACACTGCGCATCATGATTAAATCATTCCGCCACAAGGGACTGCAGCGGTTCTATAGCACAGGCAGCACACGCGGCATCCGTGCTGACCACGCAAACAGGCTGCGCATGCAGCTTGCTGCGCTTGATACTGCCACGGTCGTCAGCGATATGGACATCCCCGGCTTCTACCTGCATGCCTTAAAGGGCAAAAGCCGGGCGCGCTGGTCAGTCCGCGTCAACGGCAACTGGCGGCTCACGTTCGAATTCAGGGATGGAAACGCCTATATACTTGATTACGAGGATTATCACTGA
- a CDS encoding HigA family addiction module antitoxin: MSMHNPPHPGEFIRDVYLLPFGISTRQLAARLDVSPSTLSRLLKGDSGISPEMALRLAKAIGRSPESWLAMQDMYDLWLARQSVNLDHIKPMDFEAA; this comes from the coding sequence ATGAGCATGCATAATCCGCCACATCCCGGTGAATTCATCCGCGACGTCTACTTGTTGCCTTTTGGTATCAGCACCCGTCAGTTGGCCGCCAGGCTGGATGTTTCACCCTCTACGCTTTCACGGCTGCTGAAGGGTGATAGCGGTATCAGCCCCGAAATGGCGCTGCGCCTTGCCAAAGCCATTGGACGCTCACCAGAAAGCTGGCTTGCCATGCAGGACATGTATGACCTGTGGCTGGCACGTCAGAGTGTCAACCTGGATCACATCAAGCCGATGGATTTTGAAGCTGCCTGA
- a CDS encoding YheU family protein, translating to MRVPPQAIPAETLQNLIEEFVTRDGTDYGEREISLSERVTQVERLLAQGEMAIWFDEATETVSLLTRRQMQEAGLGTGEER from the coding sequence ATGCGTGTCCCTCCCCAGGCTATCCCCGCCGAGACCTTGCAGAACCTGATCGAAGAGTTCGTGACCCGCGATGGCACTGACTACGGTGAGCGGGAAATATCGCTGTCCGAGCGCGTCACGCAAGTGGAGCGCCTGTTGGCGCAGGGCGAGATGGCGATCTGGTTCGACGAGGCCACCGAAACCGTGTCACTGCTGACCCGCCGCCAGATGCAGGAGGCGGGTCTCGGTACCGGAGAAGAGCGCTGA
- a CDS encoding flavin-containing monooxygenase, producing MHNVTHPQFDVAIIGSGFAGLCMAIRLKEQGKDNFVILERAQDVGGTWRDNQYPGAACDVPSHLYSFSFAPNPAWSRKYPTQPELYAYLQRIARDYDLLRHIRFDNTLEAAEYDEQRACWTVRTSQSSLTSRTLVMGNGGLAEPKLPEIAGVERFQGKTFHSSRWDHDYDLSGKRVAVIGTGASAIQLVPEVAKVAGRLDVYQRTPNWLIPRPDRAYTGLEKTLFKALPATRRLHRNAIYWGHEARVMGMVLNPALMKVFQKVAELHIRRQVKDPVLREQVTPDYTIGCKRILISNDWYPALQQDNVSLITDGIREIREHSIVTADGTEREIDAIIFCTGFYATENPIAHAVTGRGGQTLADAWVDGEEAYLGTTVHGFPNLFLMIGPNTGLGHSSMVFMIESQAELIQRLINDMQQQGSEEIEVREAVQTGYNRRLQERLAGSIWATGCDSWYKHKNGKITALWPGFTFQFWLRTRRYRRDDYSFSAVPVSPKTATA from the coding sequence ATGCATAACGTGACGCACCCCCAATTCGACGTCGCCATCATCGGCAGTGGTTTTGCTGGCCTGTGCATGGCCATTCGTCTCAAGGAGCAGGGCAAGGACAACTTCGTGATTCTTGAGCGGGCGCAGGATGTCGGCGGTACCTGGCGCGACAATCAGTATCCCGGTGCGGCCTGCGATGTGCCTTCGCATCTCTATTCGTTCTCCTTCGCCCCCAACCCGGCCTGGTCACGCAAGTATCCGACCCAGCCGGAGCTGTATGCCTACCTGCAGCGTATCGCCAGGGATTATGACCTGCTGCGCCATATCCGTTTCGACAATACGCTGGAAGCGGCCGAGTATGACGAGCAGCGTGCCTGCTGGACGGTGCGCACCAGCCAATCCAGCCTGACCAGTCGGACGCTGGTCATGGGCAATGGCGGCCTGGCCGAACCGAAGCTGCCCGAGATTGCCGGTGTCGAGCGTTTCCAGGGCAAGACCTTCCACTCATCGCGCTGGGATCATGACTATGATCTGAGCGGCAAGCGTGTGGCCGTCATCGGCACCGGGGCGTCGGCGATTCAGCTGGTGCCGGAAGTCGCGAAGGTGGCGGGTCGTCTGGATGTGTACCAGCGCACGCCGAACTGGTTGATCCCGCGTCCCGACCGCGCTTACACCGGGCTGGAAAAGACGCTGTTCAAGGCGTTGCCCGCCACCCGTCGTTTGCATCGCAACGCTATCTACTGGGGGCATGAAGCCCGCGTCATGGGCATGGTGCTCAATCCGGCACTGATGAAGGTTTTCCAGAAAGTGGCCGAGCTGCACATCCGTCGCCAGGTGAAAGACCCGGTACTGCGCGAGCAGGTGACACCGGACTACACCATCGGCTGCAAACGTATTCTGATTTCCAACGACTGGTATCCGGCGTTGCAGCAGGACAATGTGTCGCTGATTACCGACGGTATTCGTGAGATCCGCGAGCACTCGATTGTCACGGCCGACGGTACCGAGCGTGAGATCGATGCCATCATTTTCTGCACCGGCTTTTACGCCACGGAGAATCCGATCGCCCATGCGGTCACCGGACGCGGTGGCCAGACGCTGGCCGACGCCTGGGTGGATGGGGAAGAGGCTTATCTGGGCACCACCGTACATGGCTTCCCGAACCTGTTTCTGATGATCGGCCCGAATACCGGGTTGGGGCACAGCTCCATGGTGTTCATGATCGAAAGCCAGGCGGAGCTGATCCAGCGCCTGATCAATGACATGCAGCAGCAGGGCAGTGAGGAGATCGAAGTGCGCGAGGCGGTGCAGACCGGTTACAACCGGCGTTTGCAGGAGCGTCTGGCGGGCTCGATCTGGGCCACCGGCTGCGACAGCTGGTACAAGCACAAGAACGGCAAGATCACCGCCCTGTGGCCGGGTTTCACCTTCCAGTTCTGGCTGCGCACTCGTCGTTACCGCCGTGACGATTACAGCTTCAGCGCGGTGCCGGTGAGCCCGAAGACCGCAACGGCCTGA
- a CDS encoding TetR/AcrR family transcriptional regulator, with product MTDTPSTSRSTANRPAHGRAYRGVSIEQRRAERREKLIQAGINVFGSTGFQGTTVRALCAEAGLTERYFYESFSNSEALLCNIYVRLTDQIRDKVSGAISRQQGEPDAMADAALTAYFEFLHDNPGAARIIMTEIIGVSPEVDALYRKVMNDFAAFLLVVFRGLHPERSPHAVQDTLIATGMIGALVNMAMRWLLNDFKESVTDMVAAAHFILIAVNNQLLRTKPSLIRDRSPS from the coding sequence ATGACAGACACGCCTTCCACCTCACGCTCCACGGCCAACCGCCCGGCACACGGCCGCGCCTATCGCGGCGTCAGCATTGAACAGCGCCGGGCCGAGCGGCGCGAGAAGCTGATTCAGGCCGGGATCAACGTCTTTGGCAGCACCGGCTTCCAGGGCACCACCGTGCGCGCCCTGTGCGCCGAGGCCGGGCTGACCGAACGCTATTTCTACGAGTCCTTCAGCAACAGTGAAGCCTTGCTGTGCAACATCTATGTGCGCCTGACGGACCAGATCCGCGACAAGGTCAGTGGCGCCATCAGCCGCCAGCAAGGCGAGCCCGACGCCATGGCCGACGCGGCGTTGACCGCCTATTTCGAATTCCTGCACGACAACCCCGGCGCCGCGCGCATCATCATGACCGAGATCATTGGTGTCAGCCCCGAGGTCGATGCCCTGTACCGCAAGGTCATGAACGATTTTGCGGCGTTTCTGCTGGTGGTCTTCCGGGGGCTGCATCCCGAGCGAAGCCCGCATGCTGTTCAGGACACGTTGATCGCCACCGGCATGATCGGCGCGCTGGTCAACATGGCCATGCGCTGGCTGCTGAATGACTTCAAGGAAAGCGTCACCGACATGGTGGCCGCCGCACACTTCATACTGATCGCCGTCAACAATCAGTTGTTACGCACAAAGCCATCGTTGATCCGCGACCGATCGCCGTCGTAG